In Primulina eburnea isolate SZY01 chromosome 14, ASM2296580v1, whole genome shotgun sequence, the following proteins share a genomic window:
- the LOC140812509 gene encoding serine/threonine-protein kinase STY46-like isoform X1 yields the protein MVMEDNESCGSRAVESSPSETRQQRKKVEVYNEVLRRLKEADHPETRESAFEDQLWGHFNRLPARYAMDVNVERAEDVITHKRLLHLARDPAEQPAFEVRLVQVAPVTEGNIGDSVHSQSPKRGSIHPPPAFGSSPNLEALALESSKSENPDGDSAVNGEVKFLRPMHEITFSTEDKPKLLSQLTAFLAEIGLNIQEAHAFSTVDGYSLDVFVVDGWPLEEVEQLRTAVEKQVLKFEKNSWLIPQSSPPLGERQKMEIKSESDHLEIPTDGTDVWEIDPQFLKFESKVASGSYGDLYKGSYCSQEVAIKILKTERLNAELQKEFAQEVYIMRKVRHKNVVQFIGACTKPPNLCIVTEFMSGGSVYDYLHKQRGTFKLPSLLKVAIDVSKGMNYLHQNNIIHRDLKAANLLMDENEVVKVADFGVARVKAETGVMTAETGTYRWMAPEVIEHKPYDHKADVFSFGVVLWELLTGKLPYEYLTPLQAAVGVVQKGLRPTIPKQTNPKLAELLEGCWQQDPTLRPDFSVVTEILQKISKEVIISFSAANMNICAWSHVSLEILLEWYFREFSLRVETSTC from the exons ATGGTGATGGAAGATAACGAGAGCTGTGGAAGTAGGGCGGTGGAATCGTCGCCGTCGGAGACCCGACAGCAGCGGAAGAAGGTGGAGGTTTACAATGAGGTTTTGAGGAGACTCAAGGAAGCCGACCACCCGGAGACGCGGGAGTCGGCTTTCGAAGATCAGCTGTGGGGGCACTTTAATCGCCTTCCGGCGAG GTATGCGATGGATGTGAACGTGGAAAGGGCGGAGGATGTAATTACTCACAAGCGATTACTGCATCTTGCACGTGATCCTGCTGAACAGCCTGCATTTGAAGTTCGCCTTGTGCAGGTCGCACCAGTCACTGAAGGGAATATAGGAGATTCAGTCCATTCACAGTCACCAAAAAGGGGGAG TATCCATCCCCCACCTGCTTTTGGTTCTTCACCAAATCTTGAGGCTCTTGCACTGGAAAGTAGCAAATCAGAAAATCCAGATGGAGACAGTGCTGTAAATGGTGAAGTCAAGTTTCTAAG GCCCATGCATGAGATTACTTTCTCAACAGAAGATAAACCAAAGCTTCTGAGTCAG CTGACAGCTTTTTTAGCTGAAATTGGGCTTAACATCCAGGAAGCACATGCCTTCTCCACAGTGGATGGATATTCACTAGATGTCTTTGTTGTTGATGGCTGGCCGCTTGAG GAGGTTGAACAACTCCGAACTGCCGTGGAAAAACAAGTTTTAAAGTTTGAG AAAAATTCATGGCTCATTCCACAGTCTTCACCTCCTCTTGGTGAGCGTCAGAAAATGGAGATCAAAAGTGAATCTGATCATTTGGAAATACCCACCGATGGCACTGATGTCTGGGAGATTGATCCCcagtttttgaaatttgaatccaAAGTAGCATCAGGCTCATATGGTGATCT ATACAAAGGTTCTTATTGCAGTCAGGAAGTAGCAATCAAAATTCTCAAGACAGAGCGATTGAATGCAGAATTGCAGAAGGAGTTTGCACAAGAAGTATATATAATGAG AAAAGTTCGGCACAAAAATGTTGTTCAGTTCATAGGGGCATGCACTAAACCTCCAAACTTGTGCATTGTGACAG AATTCATGTCAGGAGGGAGCGTTTATGATTATTTACACAAGCAAAGGGGTACTTTTAAGCTTCCATCTTTACTTAAAGTAGCGATCGACGTATCAAAGGGGATGAACTATTTGCATCAGAACAATATCATTCATAGAGACCTGAAGGCTGCAAATCTGTTGATGGATGAAAATGAA GTCGTCAAGGTTGCTGACTTCGGGGTGGCCAGAGTGAAAGCTGAAACTGGTGTTATGACTGCTGAAACAGGGACATATCGGTGGATGGCTCCTGAG GTCATAGAACACAAACCTTACGACCATAAGGCCGATGTATTTAGCTTTGGCGTAGTTCTGTGGGAATTACTCACAGGAAAG CTTCCATACGAATACTTAACACCTCTACAAGCAGCAGTTGGAGTGGTCCAAAAGGGCCTGCGGCCAACTATTCCGAAGCAGACTAATCCAAAGCTTGCCGAGCTGCTTGAGGGATGCTGGCAGCAAGATCCAACTTTGAGACCCGACTTTTCTGTTGTAACAGAAATCTTACAGAAGATATCTAAAGAGGTAATTATTTCATTCAGTGCAGCCAACATGAATATTTGTGCTTGGTCACACGTTTCACTTGAGATCTTGCTTGAATGGTATTTTAGAGAATTTAGTCTGAGAGTTGAAACTTCAACTTGTTAA
- the LOC140812509 gene encoding serine/threonine-protein kinase STY46-like isoform X2, which translates to MVMEDNESCGSRAVESSPSETRQQRKKVEVYNEVLRRLKEADHPETRESAFEDQLWGHFNRLPARYAMDVNVERAEDVITHKRLLHLARDPAEQPAFEVRLVQVAPVTEGNIGDSVHSQSPKRGSIHPPPAFGSSPNLEALALESSKSENPDGDSAVNGEVKFLRPMHEITFSTEDKPKLLSQLTAFLAEIGLNIQEAHAFSTVDGYSLDVFVVDGWPLEEVEQLRTAVEKQVLKFEKNSWLIPQSSPPLGERQKMEIKSESDHLEIPTDGTDVWEIDPQFLKFESKVASGSYGDLYKGSYCSQEVAIKILKTERLNAELQKEFAQEVYIMRKVRHKNVVQFIGACTKPPNLCIVTEFMSGGSVYDYLHKQRGTFKLPSLLKVAIDVSKGMNYLHQNNIIHRDLKAANLLMDENEVVKVADFGVARVKAETGVMTAETGTYRWMAPEVIEHKPYDHKADVFSFGVVLWELLTGKLPYEYLTPLQAAVGVVQKGLRPTIPKQTNPKLAELLEGCWQQDPTLRPDFSVVTEILQKISKEVGDDGEGRKEKAGGFFSALRRGHHH; encoded by the exons ATGGTGATGGAAGATAACGAGAGCTGTGGAAGTAGGGCGGTGGAATCGTCGCCGTCGGAGACCCGACAGCAGCGGAAGAAGGTGGAGGTTTACAATGAGGTTTTGAGGAGACTCAAGGAAGCCGACCACCCGGAGACGCGGGAGTCGGCTTTCGAAGATCAGCTGTGGGGGCACTTTAATCGCCTTCCGGCGAG GTATGCGATGGATGTGAACGTGGAAAGGGCGGAGGATGTAATTACTCACAAGCGATTACTGCATCTTGCACGTGATCCTGCTGAACAGCCTGCATTTGAAGTTCGCCTTGTGCAGGTCGCACCAGTCACTGAAGGGAATATAGGAGATTCAGTCCATTCACAGTCACCAAAAAGGGGGAG TATCCATCCCCCACCTGCTTTTGGTTCTTCACCAAATCTTGAGGCTCTTGCACTGGAAAGTAGCAAATCAGAAAATCCAGATGGAGACAGTGCTGTAAATGGTGAAGTCAAGTTTCTAAG GCCCATGCATGAGATTACTTTCTCAACAGAAGATAAACCAAAGCTTCTGAGTCAG CTGACAGCTTTTTTAGCTGAAATTGGGCTTAACATCCAGGAAGCACATGCCTTCTCCACAGTGGATGGATATTCACTAGATGTCTTTGTTGTTGATGGCTGGCCGCTTGAG GAGGTTGAACAACTCCGAACTGCCGTGGAAAAACAAGTTTTAAAGTTTGAG AAAAATTCATGGCTCATTCCACAGTCTTCACCTCCTCTTGGTGAGCGTCAGAAAATGGAGATCAAAAGTGAATCTGATCATTTGGAAATACCCACCGATGGCACTGATGTCTGGGAGATTGATCCCcagtttttgaaatttgaatccaAAGTAGCATCAGGCTCATATGGTGATCT ATACAAAGGTTCTTATTGCAGTCAGGAAGTAGCAATCAAAATTCTCAAGACAGAGCGATTGAATGCAGAATTGCAGAAGGAGTTTGCACAAGAAGTATATATAATGAG AAAAGTTCGGCACAAAAATGTTGTTCAGTTCATAGGGGCATGCACTAAACCTCCAAACTTGTGCATTGTGACAG AATTCATGTCAGGAGGGAGCGTTTATGATTATTTACACAAGCAAAGGGGTACTTTTAAGCTTCCATCTTTACTTAAAGTAGCGATCGACGTATCAAAGGGGATGAACTATTTGCATCAGAACAATATCATTCATAGAGACCTGAAGGCTGCAAATCTGTTGATGGATGAAAATGAA GTCGTCAAGGTTGCTGACTTCGGGGTGGCCAGAGTGAAAGCTGAAACTGGTGTTATGACTGCTGAAACAGGGACATATCGGTGGATGGCTCCTGAG GTCATAGAACACAAACCTTACGACCATAAGGCCGATGTATTTAGCTTTGGCGTAGTTCTGTGGGAATTACTCACAGGAAAG CTTCCATACGAATACTTAACACCTCTACAAGCAGCAGTTGGAGTGGTCCAAAAGGGCCTGCGGCCAACTATTCCGAAGCAGACTAATCCAAAGCTTGCCGAGCTGCTTGAGGGATGCTGGCAGCAAGATCCAACTTTGAGACCCGACTTTTCTGTTGTAACAGAAATCTTACAGAAGATATCTAAAGAG GTGGGGGACGATGGAGAAGGCCGAAAGGAGAAAGCTGGAGGATTCTTTTCTGCTCTTCGGCGAGGACATCACCATTGA